The Flavobacterium johnsoniae genomic sequence ATTGCGGATCAAAAGTATGTGTAATTCTTCTTGCTTTATTTTCATATTCAAACAAAACCCAGCTTCCATTTAAATATCCGTTATAAGATTTTATTCCAGATAATGAATCACCAATTGTAAAATCAATTTTCTTCTGGTCGCTAATCCATTTTCCTTCAATCGGCTTAGCAATTTTTATTACAGGCGGAATAGTATCTAAAACCAAACCGTATGTACCTAAGATTTTTGCTTTTGCAGTAAAAACATTCCCTTTTCTAATCGTTCCGTTGTAGCTTGTGCCTTTTCCGATATAAAGTTTATCTCGCAAAGATTCTGGATAAATCGTGTCTTTTATTGTAATCGTAAAATTGGAATGAGCAGGAACGGTATCGTCATGAATATAAATTTTATTATTTCTGACATCAAAATTCATATTGAAATCTTCATAGAAAGTTCCAGCCGGAAAGAAGACCGACATATTTCCTTTCTCAAAATTAGCATCTTTGTTATATCTCACAAAATATTTAGAAGTAACAGGCTCAGGCTGAACAAGTGTTGTAGCGCTATCATATTCAATTGGAACTGTAATTGAATTTAAATTTCCGAAATAATCTGAAACCTCAATTTTATAGTTAGACGTCAAATTTGGTTCTGCTTTTACAATTCCGCGTAAAGAATCTGTTTTTATGATGCTTAACGCGAAAGGTGTTTTCATAAAAAGTTTCTGCACACGCTGACTCGTTTTTTTGTATCTCGAATAATCTATAAAAGCATTGATATAACGCATTTCATCAAAAGAATACGTATTAAACTGATAATTATAATTTTGATTTCCGTTTAAAAAAGTAGAAACATTAAAAACACCATTTTTATTAAAAGAAACATTATCAGTATCAGTAGCATTAATTCCGAAACCAATTTTTCCGTTTGTTTTAACTTTACTTGCAAGATAAGTTCCGTCTTTTTGCAGCGTCATATTAACAAGCAATGGCTGTTTAGACTGATTTACCGTCCCATTATCTAACGGATAAACATACAAACTAGACAAAGTTGGTTTTTTAGTATCTTTTATATTTTGGTCAAAACCAAAGAAAATCGGATTGATAACAAATTCCGTTTTAGTATCGCGGATTTCAAAATGAAGGTGCGGTCCTTCTGAAGAACCTGTATTTCCTGAAAGTCCAATTATATCTCCTTTTGTAACAGGAAGTTCTCCAGGTTTTGGAAACATTTCGATTTCATATGCTTTTTCTTTGTAATGAGTCGCTTTTACATAATCGAGAATGGCTCCAACTGGAGTTTGCAAATGTCCGTAAACAGAAGTATAACCATTTGGATGCGTAATGTAAATACATTTTCCGTTTCCAAAAGTCGAAATTTTAATTCTAGAAACATAACCATCGGCAATCGCATGTACACTTAAACCTTCTCTCTGGTTGGTTTTTAAATCAAAACCAGCATGAAAATGATTGGGTCTAAGCTCTCCAAAATTACCGGAAAGTTGCATTGGAATATCAAGCGGAGGTCGGAAATAATCTTTAGGATATTGCGTTTGGGCAAATACAGAATTACAAATTAAAAGGGCAAGTAAATAGAATCTCATAAACAACATTTTTGCTAAGATAAGCAAAAATAAGCCAATAAAAGCAAGAAAAAAGATACAAAAACACAATTAATTGAAATACATCTATTTATCTATTTTAATGCAAAAAAATCGATAAAAAATTGCATTAATAAAAAGGAATATTAACTTTGTAGGATTAAGTAATGAATAGGATGTATAATGAGTGTAATTGCCGAAATAATTGATACTCTTGAATATAAAGTCGAAAAGCTTTTTGAAAAATCAAAAGGTTTGGAGAAAAACAATCAAGTATTACGATTAGAATTAGCCAAAGCTGCGCAAATTATCCAGAAACAATCTGAGGAAATAGAAGCTTTGAAAAAGCAACAAGAAACACTTAAGATCGCCAATTCGTTGCTTGGCAGCGACAATAACAAGAGAGAGACTAAGCTTAAAATAAATTCATTAATTCGCGAAATTGATTACTGTATAGCACAATTATCAGATTAATAATATGGACGGAAAGCTTAAAATAAAAATATCAATTGCAGATCGCGTTTACCCGCTAACGGTTGAACCCGCTCAAGAAGAAGGACTTAGAAGTGCTTCTAAAAAAATTGATGCCATGATAAAGCAATTCGAAGAAAATTATGCAGTTCGTGACAAACAAGATGTATTAGCCATGTGCGCTTTGCAATTCGCATCGCAAGTGGAACAAAAACAAATTGATAACGCAATCGATGGAGAAGATACTATCGAGAGAATTAAAAAATTAAACCTGCTTTTAGATCAATATCTCGAAAATTAAACGTTCTTTACAGAAACTAAGATACTGCCTACATTAGTTCACAATTGGTAAACTCAACACTAACAATTTAGAATGAGCAAATCGTCGCTACTATAGTATGCCCTCCTTTTGGCTGGGAAACTTGAACAGTGAGTTAGCTCAAAACTTGTCTTTACGAGTTTATACAAGCAATTAATGTAGGCTTTTTTTATATATAAACCCTAACAAACATGGACATCATAACGATCATTATTGGTATTGTAGGTATTGCAGCAGGATTCGCAATAGCTAAAATTATCGAGAAAAGTAATATTTCAAACCTAATCAAAAACGCTAAAAAAGAAGCAGCTTCAATCTTAAAAGATGCTAATTTAGAAGCAGAAAATATTAAAAAAGATAAAATTCTTCAAGCAAAAGAACGTTTTATCGAACTTAAATCAGAACACGAACAAGTTATTTTAGCAAGAGACAAAAAAGTTGCCGAAGTAGAAAAACGCGTGCGCGATAAAGAATCTCAAGTTTCTAATGAACTTTCTAAAGCTAAAAAAGTTAATGACGACTTTGAAGCTAAAACGGCTGAATACAACAATAAAATTGAAGTTTTAGACAAAAAACAAGCTGAAGTTGACAAACTTCATAAAAGTCAATTACAGCAATTAGAAGTAATTTCTGGACTTTCTGCTGAAGAAGCAAAAGAGCAATTGGTTGAAGGTTTAAAAGCGGAAGCTAAAACCAAAGCAATGTCTCATATTCAAGAAACTATTGAAGAGGCAAAATTGACTGCACAGCAAGAAGCTAAAAAAATCATCATCAATACAATCCAAAGAGTTGGAACGGAAGAAGCTGTTGAAAACTGTGTATCTGTTTTCAACATCGAATCTGATGATGTAAAAGGTAGAATTATCGGTCGTGAAGGACGTAACATTAGAGCTTTGGAAGCTGCAACTGGAGTTGAAATCATTGTTGATGACACACCAGAAGCGATTATTCTTTCTTGTTTTGATCCTGTTCGTAGAGAAATTGCTCGTTTGTCTTTACACAAATTAGTAACAGACGGACGTATTCACCCTGCAAGAATTGAAGAAGTTGTTGCTAAAACAGCCAAACAAATTGACGACGAAATTATCGAAGTTGGAAAACGTACTGTTATCGACTTAGGAATTCACGGTTTACACCCAGAATTGATTAAAGTTGTGGGTAGAATGAAATACCGTTCTTCTTACGGACAAAACTTATTACAGCACTCAAGAGAAGTTTCTAAACTTTGCGGTATCATGGCTGCAGAATTAGGATTGAATGTAAAATTAGCTAAAAGAGCAGGTTTACTACACGATATTGGAAAAGTGCCAGATACAGAAAGTGATTTACCACACGCACTTTTAGGTATGCAATGGGCTGAAAAATATGGTGAAAAAGAAGAAGTCTGTAACGCTATTGGAGCGCACCACGACGAGATCGAAATGAAATCATTACTTTCTCCAATTATTCAGGTTTGTGATGCTATTTCTGGAGCAAGACCTGGAGCAAGACGTCAGGTTTTAGATTCTTACATTCAGCGTTTGAAAGATCTAGAAGATGTAGCTTACGGATTCAGCGGTGTTAAAAATGCCTACGCAATTCAAGCTGGTAGAGAACTTCGTGTAATTGTAGAAAGCGAAAAAGTTTCTGATGACAATGCAGCAAACTTATCTTTTGAAATTTCACAAAAAATTCAAACAGAAATGACTTACCCTGGTCAAGTAAAAGTTACAGTTATTAGAGAAACTAGAGCTGTTAATATTGCTAAATAATCAGGATATAAATAAACAAGAAAGGCTGTCGATTGACAGCCTTTTTCTTTTTGTATACTATTTCAAGTTTTTACATATCATTAAAAACGATTTTAAAGCTTGTCCCTACTCCTACTTCACTTTCTACTAAAACAGTCCCTTTCATCGCTTCAATTTGATTTCTGGTAATATAAAGCCCAATTCCGCGAGCTTCTTCATGTTTATGAAACGTTTTGTACATTCCGAATAACAATTCGCCATACGTCTTCAAATCGATTCCTAGACCATTATCTGTAATCTTAAGCGATTTAAATCCTTCTGATTCGATTGCAAAATCGAAAATAATAATCGGATCTCTATCTGGATGTGCATATTTTATTGCATTTGTTGTAAAATTCAACAAAACACTTTCCATATAAGCCGGATTAAAATTAACCGTCAAATACTTCGGCACATTGTTTACAATAGTTACTTTACGCTGTTTATCATAACCTTTAATTGTCGAAATAGTCTTTTCGATATATTCGCAAAGCATTAACGGAACAACAGCAATATTAATATTACTTTGCGTTTTTACAATTTGAGTCAAATTAGAAATTGTTTCATTCAAATCGTTTGAAACAGTTCTTAAATGTTCTAGCATTTCTGCCACAGTTTGCTTGTCTACATCGGCATCAATAAAATCCAGAATTGATTTTATATTTCCTGCCTGCGTGTTTAAATTATGCGAAACAATATGTGAGAAATTCAACAAACGACTGTTTTGGTCGCTGTATAATTTCATTGTTTTTATCAGTTCAAGCTCTTTTTCTTTTTGAGCAGAAACATCTGTATGTGTTCCAATTACTCGCAAAGGCTTTCCATTTTCATCACGTTTTATTACTTTTCCGCGATCCAAAATCCATTTATAATTTCCACTCGAAGTCATTACGCGATGGTAATTTTCGTAATACGGAATCTTATTATCAAAATGCTCCTGAATATCCGAATAATATTTTGGCAAATCGTCTGGATGCACAATTTTATCCCAACGCTCTGGATCATCAAAGATATCAGTCGATTCTAATTCTAAAATCTTAAGAGATAAAGAAGAATAAAAAACACTGTTTGTAACCATATCCCAATCCCAAACACCTGCTGTAGATGCATCAAGAGCAAACTGAAAACGCTCCTCAGAAATACGGAGCTTTTCTTCCTTGTCTTTTAAATCTGTAATATCTGAAACATGTCCGTAAAAAATAACCTGTCCATCTAACGCCGACTCTGTTTTAGACGAAATTTTAAACCAACGAATTCCCTTTTTAGGAAGAACCGCTCTAAACTCAATATCCCAAGGTTTAATCTCTTTTCTAGCTGTTACTAAAGATTGAAAAAACAACTCGCGATCTTGCGGTAAAATTCGATCATAAATAACAAATTTTATATCATTGGTAAAGTCTGCAGCGGTAAGTTCAAATATTTCATCGGCTGATTTACTCACAAGGGGAAATGAATAATTATTGCCAGCATCAATAACAAATTGAAAAAGTAAGTCAGGCATTTCGGCCAACAATTTTTTATAAAAATTATTTACCTCCAAGCAGTCGTCATTCCCATATAAATCAAAAACCATATAATACTTTTTTATGTAAATAAAATATTTAGAATTTTCTTTTAAAACAAAGAGAAAAATCACAACTTTTTATCCTTTTGTTTTTATTACAACAAAATTTTAACACAATATATTAATTTTTGCAATATTACATATAAAATTGCTAAAAATTATTTTCTGGGATGAAAAGTATGCATTACTTCTTTTAAAAAACTTCGATCTAAATGAACATAAATCTCTGTCGTTGTGATTGATTCATGTCCGAGCATTAATTGAATAGATCGTAAATCTGCTCCGTTTTCTAACAAATGTGTAGCAAAAGAATGACGCAAAGTATGGGGGCTTATACTTTTTTTTAGTGAAATTTTCTGCGCAAGATCTTTAATTATAGTAAATATCATGGCGCGTGTCAGCTGATTTCCTCGTCTATTTAAGAACAAAGTATCTTCAGCACCCTTTTTAATATTTAGATGAACACGAATTTCATTTCTGTAAAGATCGATATATTTTTGCGTTAAAGGACCAATCGGAACAAATCGTTCTTTATTTCCTTTTCCGGTAATTTTAATAAATCCTTCGTCAAAAAATAAATCGGAAATCTTAAGCGTAATTAATTCTGAAACACGAAGTCCGCAACCATATAAAGTTTCTAACATTGCGCGATTGCGTTCGCCTTCATTTGTACTTAAATCTATACTTTCAATTAGCGCATCAATTTCTTGAAGAGACAAAGTATCTGGCAATTTTCGCCCTGTTTTTGGCGCTTCTATTAATTCAAGCGGATTATCATTTCTATAATCTTCAAAAACCAGATAATTAAAAAAACTTTTTAATCCAGAAATAATTCTTGCCTGAGATCTTGGGTTTACTTCTTTGGCAACAGCATAAATAAATTGCTGCAAAGTTTCGACGGTAATTTTTATTGGAGAAACATCTATTTTATTGTTTTCTAAAAAAAGACACAAACGCTCGATATCGAAGCCGTAGTTTTCAATCGTATTTTTAGACAAGCCTCTTTCTATCCTCAAATACGACTGATAATCTTTTATATATCGAGTCCAATTCATATTTACAAAGTAAGTGATTTTTTAGCATAAAAGTGTCTCACATAACGATGTAAAAAAAAACCTTTCTCAAAAGAGAAAGGTTTTTAGAATATTAAATATTGAATTTACAATTTATATCCAAAAGCCAAAGAAAACATATTGCTTTTAATTTTATAATTAACATCATCAACATGAAAATCTAAGGCATTTGACAAACCTAAGTTATAACGAAGATCTACCGAACAATCTTCCAGAAAATTAATGCCGATACCAAAATTCAAACCAAAATCTATAGTTTTAGTATGATCTGTAATATTTACACCATTTTCTTCAGCTTTCATTAAAAAACCAACTTGAGGACCTGCTTGAACACTTAATCCCTGAATGACAAAATATTTAGCCAAAATAGGCAAATTTAAATAGCTCAATTTAACCTCATTATCGTACGCTATTCCATCGTTTACAAATTTATTTTTAACTCCGTGAGTTGAGTATAGAAGTTCAGGTTGAATACCAAATCTTTCATCTGTTTTAATTTCCGAAAAAATACCCACCTGATATCCCATTAAATTTTCATTTTCATGGAAATCAGAAGAGTTATTTGGAAAATTAATTCCTCCTTTAATTCCAAATCTACTCCCAGTTCCTTGAGCATTTGCATAACAAAATGCCATAACTACAAGAGCAGATAAAATATTTTTTTTCATTATGTCTTAAGATTAAATTTGTCTGCCAAATATAAAAACATACTTAGAATATATTGACTTTTATTTTAATAATAAAAATACTATACAAACAAAAAAACCTTTCTAAAAGAAAGGCTTTTTTTTATATTTTTTTATAAAAAACTTAGAATTTATAAGCTAAAGAAAGAGCTAAAACGCTATTTTTTGGACTATCAAAATACTCATCAAAATCTTCCGCATTATAATCTGCGATATTAGATACACCAACAGTATAGCGTAGATTTACCGAAAGATTATCTGTAAAATTATATCCTCCACCAAAGTTAAAACCAAAATCAGTTGATTTGTAGGCATCTTTAGCGTCGTCTCCATCAACTTTAGCAGAAACTAAAAATCCGATTTGAGGACCTGCTTCTACTGTCCATTGTTTAGTAATAAAGAATTTCGCTAAAACAGGTACATTGATATAATTTAATTTTGCATCTACATTTAAATCATCAAGCTTAGCTCCTTGCATCGAAAACAATAATTCGGGTTGAATTGCTAATCTTTCAATAACTTTAATTTCAGCAAAACCTCCAACATGAGCACCAACTAGAGATTTAGCATCCCAATAATTTCCTCCAGCAAAAGTTGTAAGGTTCAAACCTCCTTTTACTCCAAATCTTGTTTCCTGAGCATTAGAAAATGCAAAAGCCATAATTGCAATGGCAGATAAAATTATTTTTTTCATTCTAATTTGTTTTGGGTTAAAATTAATTTTCGTAATCAAATATAAAACTATACTTATTAAAAATATATTTGCAATTTAACAAAAAAAATAGTAACATATTTACAAATCGTTAAGGAGATAAAATTTCACAAGGTTTCAATTCACAAAAAAAAGCCCTTCTCAAATGAGAAAGGCCTTAAAAAACTAACTAAATGTTTTTTATTAAAACTTGTAAATTACTCCGAAAGTAACAGCACGTAAGTCAGTACCTAAACCAAAGCTATTAGTTTTTTCAGCACCATTTCCTCCATTATTGTTTACACTATACCCTAAACCAACCCAAGTAGCTTCGATAGCAAAATGATTAGACAGGAAGTAGCTTAGACCTAAACCAACATTTGCTCCAAACTCATTCTCTTTATAATCTCCACTTTTTGAGTTTGTTAAATCAAGTCCAGCTTGACCATATACAGAAAACTGAGAAGCAGGCGTGAAATAGTATCTACCAAATGCTCCAACAGTAAAATCATTAGTTTTGTCATCACCAATTTTTGTTGTTCCAAAACCTAATTTTGCTCCAATAGCAATATTCTCAGATACAAAATATCCTACACTAGGAACAAGGGTAAAGTTATTTGATTTTGCCTCTCCAGTTTTTTCAGAACCTACATTGAAAGCTCCAGAAACAAACACATCACCTTTAGAAAACCCTGTTGTCTGCGCACTAGCAAATCCAAACGTCATTACTGCAATAGCAGCTAAAATTACTTTTTTCATGTTTTATTTTTTTAATTACGAATGCCAAAACTAAGATTAGACTTACAAAAAATAATCCGCTATAAGTTTAAAAAGTATTAAAATAAGACAGAAAAAAATTACTAAACAGAAGTCTGATATTCAGAAGGATAAAAGCAATTTTAATATCAAAAAAACTTAAATTTCACATTTGAGTGGGAATTTTATTAATTATTTAATCGAAAATATAATGCAATAAAATGCTAAATCTGTAGTTTTGAACTTTAGATAACATTTAAAATACCAAATTTTAAAAAACCTATTTATGAAAAAAATACTTTTAGTAGCTGTTTTGTTCATTGCAACATCAGCAGCAGTACAAGCGCAATTATTGAAAATCGGAGTTAAAGCCGGTGTTAACTTTGCAAGTCAAACGGGAGATTTTCCAGATCAAATTAACAAGGACGGAATTACTAGCTACCATGCAGGTTTAGTTGCAGAAGTAAAATTACTAGATAAATTTTCGATCCAACCTGAGCTTTTATATTCTACCGTAGGAGCGTCATATAAATTTGACGATGTAAGTGATGATATTAAAAACGAATTGGGATATATCTCAATTCCTGTAATGGCTAAATTTTATTTAAATAACACTTTTAGCATCGAAGCTGGTCCACAAGCATCTTTCCTTGTAAGTGAAAGAAATGATTTTGATGTAAAAAATGGCGAAACTTTTGAATTTGGTCTTAACGCTGGATTAGGAGTAAAACTAACTGAAAGCATCTTTTTACAAGGAAGATATGGTATAGGATTAACGGAAGCATCAAAAAATGCTGACATTAAAAACTCTGTATTCCAAATTTCTGCTGGATTCATGTTCTAAAAAATATATCACATACTTTTACAAAAACCGTTCTATTAATTAGAGCGGTTTTTTTATTTTTACAACATTCAATGACAATTGCAAAAATCATTGCAATGCCAACATTTCAAAATAAAAAATAATATGAAAATCTGCATTATCAACGGACCAAATTTGAATCTTTTAGGAAAACGCGAACCTGAAGTATACGGAAGTCAAACTTTTGAAGATTATTTTGAAACGTTGAAAACGAAATTTCCAAATGTTGAACTTTCTTATTACCAAAGTAATATTGAAGGCGAATTGATTGGTAAAATTCAAGAATGCGGTTTTACTTTTGATGGAATTATTTTGAATGCAGGCGCTTACACACACACTTCTATTGGTTTAGGCGACGCTATGAAAGCCGTTACGACTCCAGTTATTGAGGTTCATATTTCGAATACCTATGCTAGAGAAAGTTTCAGACACCAATCTTACCTTTCTGGAAATGCAAAAGGCGTTATTTTAGGCTTCGGACTTAAAAGTTATGAATTAGCAATTCAATCTTTCTTATAATTAATTCACAATAGATGTCATCCTGAGCGAAGTCGAAGAGCTTATCACTTGTGAAGGCTTCGACATCGCTCAGAATGACAACAGCATTTTGTAATTTAACAAATTATTAATAGGCTCGCTTTTAAGTTATTTTATTTTTGTAGGAGAAAACTACTTCCATGAAAAACTTTACCTTATTTGCCTTCTTACTTTTTTCCATTTCCAATTTTGCCCAAATTAAAGGGACTATCACCGATGAAAAAGGAAATCCTCTTCCTTTTGTATCTGTTTTTGAAGAAAACACATACGCTGGCACCACTTCAAACGAACAAGGAAAATATCAGCTGAATGTAAAAGAAATTGGTCAGAACAAAATTATTTTTCAATATCTAGGTTTTAAAACACAGAAACTGACTGTTGCATCTGGTTCAAAAACAATCACTTTAGATGTTAAACTTCAGGAAGAAAGTTTTGCTTTAAATGAAGTAGTTATCGATCCTAAAAACAATCCTGCAAATGCCATAATTAGAAGTGCGATTGCAAACAAAAAAGAGAATTCGGATAAAACTGGGCGCTTTAC encodes the following:
- a CDS encoding M23 family metallopeptidase — its product is MRFYLLALLICNSVFAQTQYPKDYFRPPLDIPMQLSGNFGELRPNHFHAGFDLKTNQREGLSVHAIADGYVSRIKISTFGNGKCIYITHPNGYTSVYGHLQTPVGAILDYVKATHYKEKAYEIEMFPKPGELPVTKGDIIGLSGNTGSSEGPHLHFEIRDTKTEFVINPIFFGFDQNIKDTKKPTLSSLYVYPLDNGTVNQSKQPLLVNMTLQKDGTYLASKVKTNGKIGFGINATDTDNVSFNKNGVFNVSTFLNGNQNYNYQFNTYSFDEMRYINAFIDYSRYKKTSQRVQKLFMKTPFALSIIKTDSLRGIVKAEPNLTSNYKIEVSDYFGNLNSITVPIEYDSATTLVQPEPVTSKYFVRYNKDANFEKGNMSVFFPAGTFYEDFNMNFDVRNNKIYIHDDTVPAHSNFTITIKDTIYPESLRDKLYIGKGTSYNGTIRKGNVFTAKAKILGTYGLVLDTIPPVIKIAKPIEGKWISDQKKIDFTIGDSLSGIKSYNGYLNGSWVLFEYENKARRITHTFDPQYLVEGENFLKIEVVDNVGNTTIFETHFF
- a CDS encoding cell division protein ZapA — encoded protein: MDGKLKIKISIADRVYPLTVEPAQEEGLRSASKKIDAMIKQFEENYAVRDKQDVLAMCALQFASQVEQKQIDNAIDGEDTIERIKKLNLLLDQYLEN
- the rny gene encoding ribonuclease Y, with translation MDIITIIIGIVGIAAGFAIAKIIEKSNISNLIKNAKKEAASILKDANLEAENIKKDKILQAKERFIELKSEHEQVILARDKKVAEVEKRVRDKESQVSNELSKAKKVNDDFEAKTAEYNNKIEVLDKKQAEVDKLHKSQLQQLEVISGLSAEEAKEQLVEGLKAEAKTKAMSHIQETIEEAKLTAQQEAKKIIINTIQRVGTEEAVENCVSVFNIESDDVKGRIIGREGRNIRALEAATGVEIIVDDTPEAIILSCFDPVRREIARLSLHKLVTDGRIHPARIEEVVAKTAKQIDDEIIEVGKRTVIDLGIHGLHPELIKVVGRMKYRSSYGQNLLQHSREVSKLCGIMAAELGLNVKLAKRAGLLHDIGKVPDTESDLPHALLGMQWAEKYGEKEEVCNAIGAHHDEIEMKSLLSPIIQVCDAISGARPGARRQVLDSYIQRLKDLEDVAYGFSGVKNAYAIQAGRELRVIVESEKVSDDNAANLSFEISQKIQTEMTYPGQVKVTVIRETRAVNIAK
- a CDS encoding sensor histidine kinase; this encodes MPDLLFQFVIDAGNNYSFPLVSKSADEIFELTAADFTNDIKFVIYDRILPQDRELFFQSLVTARKEIKPWDIEFRAVLPKKGIRWFKISSKTESALDGQVIFYGHVSDITDLKDKEEKLRISEERFQFALDASTAGVWDWDMVTNSVFYSSLSLKILELESTDIFDDPERWDKIVHPDDLPKYYSDIQEHFDNKIPYYENYHRVMTSSGNYKWILDRGKVIKRDENGKPLRVIGTHTDVSAQKEKELELIKTMKLYSDQNSRLLNFSHIVSHNLNTQAGNIKSILDFIDADVDKQTVAEMLEHLRTVSNDLNETISNLTQIVKTQSNINIAVVPLMLCEYIEKTISTIKGYDKQRKVTIVNNVPKYLTVNFNPAYMESVLLNFTTNAIKYAHPDRDPIIIFDFAIESEGFKSLKITDNGLGIDLKTYGELLFGMYKTFHKHEEARGIGLYITRNQIEAMKGTVLVESEVGVGTSFKIVFNDM
- the xerD gene encoding site-specific tyrosine recombinase XerD, whose protein sequence is MNWTRYIKDYQSYLRIERGLSKNTIENYGFDIERLCLFLENNKIDVSPIKITVETLQQFIYAVAKEVNPRSQARIISGLKSFFNYLVFEDYRNDNPLELIEAPKTGRKLPDTLSLQEIDALIESIDLSTNEGERNRAMLETLYGCGLRVSELITLKISDLFFDEGFIKITGKGNKERFVPIGPLTQKYIDLYRNEIRVHLNIKKGAEDTLFLNRRGNQLTRAMIFTIIKDLAQKISLKKSISPHTLRHSFATHLLENGADLRSIQLMLGHESITTTEIYVHLDRSFLKEVMHTFHPRK
- a CDS encoding porin family protein yields the protein MKKNILSALVVMAFCYANAQGTGSRFGIKGGINFPNNSSDFHENENLMGYQVGIFSEIKTDERFGIQPELLYSTHGVKNKFVNDGIAYDNEVKLSYLNLPILAKYFVIQGLSVQAGPQVGFLMKAEENGVNITDHTKTIDFGLNFGIGINFLEDCSVDLRYNLGLSNALDFHVDDVNYKIKSNMFSLAFGYKL
- a CDS encoding porin family protein translates to MKKIILSAIAIMAFAFSNAQETRFGVKGGLNLTTFAGGNYWDAKSLVGAHVGGFAEIKVIERLAIQPELLFSMQGAKLDDLNVDAKLNYINVPVLAKFFITKQWTVEAGPQIGFLVSAKVDGDDAKDAYKSTDFGFNFGGGYNFTDNLSVNLRYTVGVSNIADYNAEDFDEYFDSPKNSVLALSLAYKF
- a CDS encoding outer membrane beta-barrel protein: MKKVILAAIAVMTFGFASAQTTGFSKGDVFVSGAFNVGSEKTGEAKSNNFTLVPSVGYFVSENIAIGAKLGFGTTKIGDDKTNDFTVGAFGRYYFTPASQFSVYGQAGLDLTNSKSGDYKENEFGANVGLGLSYFLSNHFAIEATWVGLGYSVNNNGGNGAEKTNSFGLGTDLRAVTFGVIYKF
- a CDS encoding porin family protein, whose translation is MKKILLVAVLFIATSAAVQAQLLKIGVKAGVNFASQTGDFPDQINKDGITSYHAGLVAEVKLLDKFSIQPELLYSTVGASYKFDDVSDDIKNELGYISIPVMAKFYLNNTFSIEAGPQASFLVSERNDFDVKNGETFEFGLNAGLGVKLTESIFLQGRYGIGLTEASKNADIKNSVFQISAGFMF
- the aroQ gene encoding type II 3-dehydroquinate dehydratase, which translates into the protein MKICIINGPNLNLLGKREPEVYGSQTFEDYFETLKTKFPNVELSYYQSNIEGELIGKIQECGFTFDGIILNAGAYTHTSIGLGDAMKAVTTPVIEVHISNTYARESFRHQSYLSGNAKGVILGFGLKSYELAIQSFL